A region of Streptomyces sp. TG1A-60 DNA encodes the following proteins:
- a CDS encoding SpoIIE family protein phosphatase codes for MRTGEPPPTVGDVLSALATGLWTWDSAAGTVTMDAEAARLMGLPAEPTTLTQAGARARLHPVDWNEIVSVVQLAVAEDTLAEVRIRVMDDRSRVIRTVRSRSKPAFDPVRKSFELMGTLQEVTEPSPETAARAPAVTGDWRRSREAFLLDAGRALAEARSTEEVLRVAAGLAMPGFSPDGLAVFGVEADRLTVIGHHGHSQGDEGPFTHMPLATDYPAAEVVRTGRAVYLSSPEDYKARYPTAWPLAEQFGRQSWAFLPLTVAGSTMGAWMAGFAYPVTFTPDERSVLTTVARMLAQALSRAGAAETERELTDGLQRTMLPTLGPEIPGMSVAARYVPTGGGLQVGGDWYDMIALPSGRFALVIGDVQGHDVRAAGLMGQLRIALRAYASEGHRPDAVLSRASRFLHGITHASADAFSDLRFATCLYVEVDPVTGVLDIARAGHPDPAIRMADGTVLVRPTSGGLPLGIDPDADYPTTRLVLEPGETMLLCTDGLIETGGHDLDTGWRRIRTILESFDARPHEGGGAGGADAEGLGPDEVGADVPHAPEVDGGRAAGGRDGLGPETGRVQTTRPQPNGLAPGRLEALADALVQGVHGPSSHHTPGPLADRREDDIAMLLLCRESEDCGCGETTAERPHVRRTALTVAQAEPERIAGARQQVRELLHDWSCGDQVDSAVLLVSETLTNVLVHTDADALLVAEMTGDGGKRRMRVEVTDASDDLPHKRHPGELASSGRGLVLMDMLADAWGVDPRGDGKSIWFELYEPAPPDGQDGGPAGPP; via the coding sequence ATGCGCACTGGTGAGCCCCCGCCCACCGTGGGGGACGTCCTGTCCGCCCTCGCGACGGGACTGTGGACCTGGGACAGCGCTGCCGGAACCGTCACGATGGACGCCGAAGCAGCCCGGCTCATGGGGCTGCCCGCGGAGCCGACGACACTCACCCAGGCCGGGGCGCGGGCACGCCTGCACCCCGTCGACTGGAACGAGATCGTCTCGGTCGTGCAGCTCGCCGTCGCCGAGGACACCCTCGCCGAGGTCCGGATCCGGGTCATGGACGACCGGAGCCGGGTGATCCGTACGGTCCGCAGCCGCTCCAAACCGGCCTTCGACCCGGTGCGGAAGTCCTTCGAGCTGATGGGGACCCTCCAGGAGGTCACCGAGCCCTCACCGGAGACCGCCGCCCGCGCCCCGGCCGTCACCGGCGACTGGCGGCGCTCACGCGAGGCGTTCCTGCTGGACGCGGGACGGGCGCTGGCCGAGGCGCGGTCCACCGAGGAAGTGCTGCGGGTCGCGGCGGGCCTGGCCATGCCCGGCTTCTCACCGGACGGGCTCGCCGTGTTCGGGGTGGAGGCCGACCGCCTCACCGTCATCGGGCACCACGGGCACAGCCAGGGCGACGAGGGCCCCTTCACCCATATGCCGCTGGCGACGGACTACCCGGCCGCCGAGGTGGTCCGCACCGGCCGCGCCGTCTATCTCTCCTCCCCCGAGGACTACAAGGCCCGCTACCCCACGGCCTGGCCGCTCGCCGAACAGTTCGGCCGCCAGTCCTGGGCGTTCCTGCCGCTGACCGTCGCCGGCAGCACCATGGGCGCGTGGATGGCCGGCTTCGCCTACCCGGTCACCTTCACCCCCGACGAACGCTCGGTCCTGACCACCGTCGCCCGCATGCTCGCCCAGGCCCTCTCCCGCGCCGGCGCCGCCGAGACCGAACGCGAACTGACCGACGGCCTCCAGCGCACGATGCTCCCCACGCTCGGCCCCGAGATACCCGGCATGAGTGTCGCCGCACGCTATGTCCCCACCGGTGGCGGCCTCCAGGTCGGCGGCGACTGGTACGACATGATCGCCCTGCCGAGCGGCCGTTTCGCCCTCGTCATCGGCGACGTCCAGGGCCACGACGTCCGCGCGGCGGGCCTCATGGGCCAGCTCCGCATAGCCCTGCGCGCCTACGCCTCCGAGGGCCACCGCCCCGACGCCGTCCTCTCCCGCGCCTCCCGCTTCCTGCACGGGATCACCCACGCCTCCGCCGACGCCTTCTCCGACCTGCGCTTCGCGACCTGCCTCTACGTCGAGGTCGACCCGGTGACCGGCGTCCTCGACATCGCCCGCGCCGGGCACCCCGACCCGGCGATCCGGATGGCCGACGGCACGGTCCTGGTCCGGCCGACCTCGGGCGGTCTCCCCCTCGGCATCGACCCCGACGCCGACTACCCGACCACCCGCCTCGTCCTGGAGCCCGGCGAGACCATGCTCCTGTGCACCGACGGCCTGATCGAGACGGGCGGCCACGACCTCGACACGGGCTGGCGCCGCATCCGCACGATCCTGGAGTCCTTCGACGCGAGACCTCATGAGGGCGGAGGGGCGGGTGGGGCGGATGCCGAGGGGCTGGGCCCCGACGAGGTGGGTGCGGACGTGCCGCACGCCCCGGAGGTGGACGGCGGCCGTGCGGCGGGCGGCCGTGACGGACTCGGCCCCGAAACCGGCCGCGTCCAAACGACCCGCCCGCAACCGAACGGCCTCGCGCCGGGCCGGCTGGAGGCACTGGCCGACGCGCTGGTCCAGGGTGTGCACGGACCGTCGTCGCACCACACCCCCGGCCCGCTCGCCGACCGGCGCGAGGACGACATCGCGATGCTGCTGCTGTGCCGGGAGAGCGAGGACTGCGGCTGCGGGGAGACCACGGCCGAACGACCGCACGTGCGCCGCACCGCGTTGACCGTCGCCCAGGCGGAGCCGGAGCGCATCGCCGGAGCCCGCCAGCAGGTGCGCGAACTGCTCCACGACTGGAGCTGCGGCGACCAGGTCGACTCCGCCGTCCTCCTCGTCTCCGAGACGCTCACCAACGTCCTCGTCCACACGGACGCCGACGCGCTCCTCGTCGCCGAGATGACCGGCGACGGCGGCAAGCGCCGGATGCGCGTCGAGGTCACCGACGCCAGCGACGACCTCCCCCACAAGCGCCACCCCGGCGAACTCGCCTCCTCCGGCCGCGGCCTTGTCCTCATGGACATGCTCGCGGACGCCTGGGGCGTCGACCCGCGAGGCGACGGCAAGAGCATCTGGTTCGAACTCTACGAACCGGCACCACCGGACGGGCAGGACGGGGGGCCGGCAGGTCCCCCATAA
- a CDS encoding pirin family protein has protein sequence MPAVTVENPLTLPRVVAPADAVARPVLAVTTAPSGFEGEGFPVRRAFAGIDYRHLDPFIMMDQMGEVDYKPGEPKGTPWHPHRGFETVTYIIDGIFDHQDSHGGGGTITNGDTQWMTAGSGLLHIEAPPEALVMSGGLFHGIQLWVNLPAKDKMMAPKYQDIRGGQVQLLTTPDGGALLRVIAGDLDGHEGPGITHTPITLLHATVAPGAEITLPWREDFNALAYVLAGRGGVGVDRRPIRLGQTAVFGAGSSITFRADEQQDANAPDLEIVLLGGRPIREPMAHYGPFVMNTREELQQAFEDFQKGRLGTIPAVHGMSADGL, from the coding sequence ATGCCCGCAGTGACTGTCGAGAACCCGCTGACCCTGCCCCGTGTCGTCGCGCCCGCCGACGCGGTGGCCCGTCCGGTGCTCGCCGTGACGACCGCGCCCAGTGGCTTCGAGGGGGAGGGCTTCCCGGTCCGCCGCGCGTTCGCCGGGATCGATTACAGGCATCTGGATCCGTTCATCATGATGGACCAGATGGGCGAGGTGGACTACAAGCCCGGTGAGCCGAAGGGAACGCCTTGGCACCCGCACCGCGGCTTCGAGACCGTCACCTACATCATCGACGGGATCTTCGACCACCAGGACAGCCACGGCGGTGGCGGCACCATCACCAACGGTGACACCCAGTGGATGACGGCCGGCTCGGGCCTTCTCCACATCGAGGCGCCGCCGGAGGCCCTCGTCATGTCCGGCGGTCTCTTCCACGGCATACAGCTGTGGGTGAACCTCCCGGCCAAGGACAAGATGATGGCCCCCAAGTACCAGGACATCCGCGGCGGCCAGGTCCAGCTCCTCACCACTCCCGACGGCGGCGCGCTGCTCCGCGTCATCGCCGGTGACCTGGACGGCCACGAGGGTCCGGGCATCACCCACACCCCGATCACCCTGCTCCACGCGACCGTCGCGCCGGGCGCGGAGATCACCCTGCCGTGGCGCGAGGACTTCAACGCGCTCGCGTACGTCCTCGCCGGGCGTGGCGGCGTCGGGGTGGACCGGCGCCCGATCCGCCTCGGCCAGACCGCCGTCTTCGGCGCCGGCTCCTCGATCACCTTCCGCGCGGACGAGCAGCAGGACGCGAACGCGCCGGACCTGGAGATCGTCCTCCTCGGCGGCCGGCCGATCCGTGAGCCCATGGCCCACTACGGTCCGTTCGTCATGAACACCCGCGAGGAGCTGCAGCAGGCATTCGAGGACTTCCAGAAGGGCCGGCTGGGGACGATCCCGGCCGTGCACGGCATGTCCGCCGACGGGCTGTAG
- a CDS encoding SseB family protein, which yields MYGYDHSAGTQQQYAPPQQPMSGQMPGGPMGGGYGQQPPLYPEPSPPSLADAVRAFTTGQMAAEDFQQAFATSKVYCPRGDNPGFLALHNTQQPVIPMFTSLKELRRYAGKESKYFVITGAEVIDLLPTGYGFVLDMEGEHRMVFDAKAVEQMVEFAMRRMYG from the coding sequence ATGTACGGCTACGACCACAGCGCTGGCACTCAGCAGCAGTACGCCCCGCCGCAGCAGCCGATGTCGGGGCAGATGCCCGGCGGCCCGATGGGCGGCGGCTACGGCCAGCAGCCTCCGCTGTACCCCGAGCCGTCCCCGCCCTCGCTCGCGGACGCGGTGCGCGCCTTCACCACCGGACAGATGGCCGCCGAGGACTTCCAGCAGGCCTTCGCGACGTCCAAGGTGTACTGCCCGCGCGGCGACAATCCCGGGTTCCTGGCGCTGCACAACACCCAGCAGCCGGTGATCCCGATGTTCACCTCGCTCAAGGAGTTGCGCCGGTACGCCGGCAAGGAGTCCAAGTACTTCGTCATCACCGGCGCGGAGGTCATCGATCTGCTGCCGACCGGCTACGGCTTCGTCCTCGACATGGAGGGGGAGCACCGGATGGTGTTCGACGCGAAGGCCGTGGAGCAGATGGTGGAGTTCGCGATGCGGCGTATGTACGGATAG